One window from the genome of Salvelinus namaycush isolate Seneca chromosome 19, SaNama_1.0, whole genome shotgun sequence encodes:
- the LOC120064069 gene encoding uncharacterized protein LOC120064069: MTVSTCSMTDDGKRKWDKKHFCLYCNEPHHKISRHLERMHAEEAAVAHAMSFPKLSKIRSLLLDQLRNKGNYQVLQSGDGEIVTKDRPSYDGVSVRDCLPCQHCLAFFNKIDLWKHEVSCKARKGQEEKRGGKRVRVQAVSSRLLPLSVYSTGGCEEIIHNMNQDDILCHIKNDPLICKYGNALSAKHGHAKSQFTYIGSKMRELARFVLTVNEMDCGVQYLHEVCVPSKFKLAVHAARKMSGFDPASDRYKTQSLPLKIGYSLKRATEIAFGESRMTEDCEAEEQARRFIELLENDWNNCFSGLSLSAVPQCDEVDVTSLTEDLIKLQKFLKVAEDTAKRELLESPTNAVWKKLNETLLAEIALFNRKRTGEVAKMLLETYTNRKKSPASADIFNSLSRLEQELGDDKLTRVEIEGKNGRTMPVLLTARMISSLEILIANRDKVGVSKDNPYVFARSPDAASYVRGSDCLRKFAHECDAKNPESLIHATVRKEVAIHCQILNLNESELDQVAKLLGHDTQVHKEYYRLSENAGHLAEISKLLLAMDQVPVVIPGPSEERIVSPTYGAYSEGTYSAGNDSARAYPTGTYTTGSSYPTATYSAKSYTLGAQPSRSYHAGTYPEKSYPSGSHSARSYHAGTDSARVYPTGINPARSYSTVTHPAETYPAASYAAGTHLASSYPASPYDLSSPARSYASGTNPAKSYPEETYPMGTYRAGTHLAGSQLARSYSAGTYPAQTLPARTVITPTLNAQTLPVGAVPAVAVPLGAVPVGTGSVGTDKVGTVWKQRMWSDAAKAAVNRQMGHFISMMEVPGKRDCEVCLHNEPALRDRTWRDIKNYVHNTVKSIKRKNGLTRLDPTKQTKKGAARKQKEAKRAKEWVGGTMTVPAQGQEDRLEAGPVATPRKQKIWSNEAQAAVRRQLGDFTKLMKIPGKKECDACLAAEPALQGRTWKDVKNYVRNTLMTMCRRHISGKQNMDHEKPSPRTPKPGVQQNSGVHQKPGTLLGLPEDPPVYLYL; this comes from the exons ATGACAGTCAGCACATGTAGTATGACAGATGATGGTAAAAGAAAATGGGACAAAAAGCACTTCTGCCTGTATTGCAATGAACCACACCACAAAATTTCAAGACATTTAGAAAGGATGCACGCAGAAGAAGCAGCTGTCGCTCATGCTATGAGCTTCCCCAAACTCTCCAAAATCAGGTCTCTTTTGCTTGACCAACTCCGTAACAAAGGCAACTATCAAGTTCTTCAAAGTGGAGATGGTGAAATTGTGACTAAGGATAGACCCTCTTACGATGGTGTTTCTGTGCGTGACTGCCTGCCCTGCCAACACTGCTTAGCTTTTTTCAACAAAATAGATTTATGGAAGCATGAGGTCTCATGTAAAGCCAGAAAAGGACAAGAGGAAAagaggggaggaaaaagagtgCGGGTCCAGGCTGTGTCCTCTCGACTTCTTCCATTGTCTGTCTATTCTACTGGAGGATGTGAAGAAATAATACACAATATGAATCAAGATGACATCTTATGCCACATCAAAAATGATCCCCTGATATGTAAATATGGCAATGCACTATCTGCAAAGCATGGCCATGCCAAGTCACAGTTTACATACATTGGATCAAAGATGAGGGAATTGGCTAGATTTGTACTTACTGTAAATGAGATGGATTGTGGTGTCCAATATCTGCATGAAGTATGTGTACCATCCAAATTCAAATTGGCTGTTCATGCTGCCAGGAAAATGAGTGGTTTTGATCCTGCCTCCGACAGGTACAAGACCCAATCTCTTCCTTTAAAGATTGGCTATTCCTTGAAAAGAGCTACTGAAATAGCTTTTGGAGAGAGTCGTATGACAGAGGACTGTGAGGCAGAGGAACAAGCCAGAAGGTTCATTGAGCTTCTTGAAAACGATTGGAATAACTGTTTTTCCGGTCTGTCCCTCAGCGCTGTCCCTCAGTGTGATGAAGTTGATGTGACTTCACTAACTGAGGATTTGATAAAACTTCAGAAGTTTCTCAAGGTTGCAGAGGACACAGCAAAGAGAGAATTGCTCGAGAGCCCCACCAACGCTGTCTGGAAAAAGCTCAATGAAACTCTTCTTGCCGAAATAGCTCTCTTCAACAGAAAAAGGACAGGAGAGGTTGCGAAAATGCTGTTGGAAACATACACAAACAGAAAGAAATCTCCAGCTAGTGCAGACATTTTCAATAGCCTCTCAAGGCTGGAGCAGGAGCTTGGTGACGACAAACTAACCAGGGTGGAAATTGAAGGCAAAAATGGTAGAACAATGCCGGTCCTACTAACGGCGAGGATGATCTCATCTCTTGAGATCCTAATTGCAAACAGAGACAAAGTTGGTGTGTCAAAGGACAACCCTTATGTCTTCGCACGGAGCCCAGATGCAGCAAGCTACGTCAGAGGGTCTGACTGTCTGAGGAAATTTGCTCATGAGTGTGATGCAAAGAATCCTGAAAGTCTGATCCATGCGACAGTGAGGAAAGAGGTTGCTATCCATTGCCAAATACTAAACTTGAATGAAAGTGAATTGGATCAGGTGGCAAAGTTATTGGGACATGACACCCAGGTCCACAAAGAGTACTACAGACTCTCTGAAAACGCAGGACATCTAGCAGAAATCAGCAAATTGCTGCTTGCAATGGATCAGGTTCCAGTGGTAATTCCAGGGCCATCTGAGGAAAGGATTGTTTCACCTACATATG GGGCATATTCTGAAGGGACATATTCAGCGGGAAACGATTCTGCGAGGGCGTATCCTACTGGCACATATACCACTGGGTCATCTTATCCTACAGCGACATATTCAGCGAAGTCATATACATTGGGGGCACAGCCTTCAAGGTCATATCATGCTGGGACATATCCTGAGAAGTCATATCCTTCAGGATCACATTCTGCAAGGTCATATCATGCTGGGACAGATTCTGCAAGGGTGTATCCTACTGGGATAAATCCTGCTAGATCATATTCTACTGTGACACATCCTGCAGAGACCTATCCAGCAGCTTCGTATGCTGCAGGGACACATCTTGCAAGTTCATATCCTGCAAGTCCTTATGACCTATCATCTCCTGCAAGATCATATGCTTCCGGGACAAATCCTGCAAAATCATATCCTGAAGAGACATATCCTATGGGGACATATCGTGCAGGGACACATCTTGCGGGGTCACAACTTGCAAGGTCATATTCTGCCGGAACATATCCTGCACAGACACTTCCAGCGCGTACAGTTATTACGCCAACACTTAATGCACAGACACTTCCTGTTGGGGCAGTGCCTGCGGTTGCAGTTCCTTTGGGTGCAGTTCCTGTGGGGACAGGTTCTGTGGGGACAGATAAGGTGGGCACAGTGTGGAAACAGAGGATGTGGAGTGATGCAGCTAAGGCTGCGGTGAACCGTCAGATGGGACACTTTATCTCAATGATGGAGGTTCCAGGTAAACGGGACTGTGAAGTTTGCCTGCACAATGAACCAGCTCTAAGAGACAGGACATGGAGGGACATCAAAAACTATGTGCACAACACAGTAAAATCTATAAAACGGAAGAATGGCCTTACAAGATTGGACCCCACAAAACAGACAAAGAAAGGAGCAGCAAGGAAACAAAAAGAGGCAAAGCGTGCTAAAGAATGGGTTGGTGGAACAATGACAGTACCTGCACAGGGTCAAGAGGACAGACTTGAGGCAGGTCCTGTGGCAACACCAAGGAAACAGAAGATATGGAGTAATGAGGCTCAGGCT